From Rhodanobacteraceae bacterium, the proteins below share one genomic window:
- a CDS encoding Type III restriction-modification system methylation subunit, whose translation MPVLDWIGKPAVVKHHRDVPYRLLEPVPELGCGDAGSGNLIVHGDNLLALKALLPRYAGQVKCIYIDPPYNTGNEGWAYNDNVNSPEIRKWLGEVVGKEGETLDRHDRWLCMMYPRLVLLKQFLREDGAIFVSIDDNEVASLRKVMDEIFGAGNFVATVLWQKVYSPKNSARHFSEDHDYVVVYAYHADTWVPNLVQRSEDQDRAYRNRDNDPRGPWKTSDLSARNFYGDGNYPITCPSGRVIEGPPRGRYWTISQAKFDQLNQDNRIWWGQRGDAIPQLKRFLSDVKQGVVPQTMWFYGEVGHTQEAKKELVSIVPFDTSDDVFVTPKPSRLIQRILQIATDNDSLVLDSFAGSGTTGHAVLKQNAEDGGRRRFILVEVDPKIARNVTSERVRRVAHGYTNGKGETVEGLGGGFQFCKLSDEPLFTAEGQVREDVTYPQLAEFVWFVETGSGFAGNARSPMIGVHESRAVYLLYNGILKDKSVAGGNVLTSAVLDVLPPFDGPRVIYAAACRLGAARLVREDIVFKQTPYALEG comes from the coding sequence ATGCCCGTACTGGACTGGATCGGCAAGCCGGCCGTCGTCAAACATCATCGTGACGTGCCATATCGCCTGCTGGAGCCCGTGCCGGAACTAGGCTGCGGCGATGCTGGCAGCGGAAATCTGATCGTCCATGGTGACAACCTCCTGGCGCTGAAGGCCCTGCTGCCGCGCTACGCCGGGCAGGTGAAGTGCATCTACATCGATCCGCCCTACAACACCGGCAACGAGGGGTGGGCGTACAACGACAACGTCAACAGCCCGGAGATCCGCAAATGGTTGGGCGAAGTGGTGGGCAAGGAAGGCGAGACGCTGGATCGCCACGACCGCTGGCTGTGCATGATGTATCCGCGCCTGGTGCTGCTGAAGCAATTCCTGCGCGAGGATGGCGCCATCTTCGTATCCATCGACGACAACGAAGTAGCGTCATTGCGCAAGGTGATGGATGAGATATTCGGCGCAGGCAACTTTGTTGCGACAGTCCTGTGGCAAAAGGTCTATTCGCCAAAGAATTCAGCTCGGCACTTCTCTGAAGATCACGACTACGTCGTTGTCTATGCTTACCACGCGGACACATGGGTTCCGAATCTTGTGCAGCGGAGCGAGGATCAAGATCGCGCGTATAGGAACCGCGACAATGACCCTCGCGGTCCATGGAAGACGAGCGACCTGTCGGCGCGTAATTTCTACGGCGACGGCAACTATCCGATCACGTGTCCCTCCGGTCGCGTCATCGAGGGGCCGCCACGTGGTCGGTATTGGACGATTTCGCAGGCCAAGTTCGACCAGTTGAATCAGGACAACCGAATTTGGTGGGGGCAACGGGGCGACGCGATACCACAATTGAAGCGATTTCTGTCCGATGTGAAGCAAGGTGTCGTGCCACAAACAATGTGGTTCTACGGCGAGGTTGGGCATACGCAAGAAGCAAAGAAGGAGCTAGTTTCCATAGTCCCCTTCGACACTTCTGATGACGTATTTGTCACCCCAAAACCGTCGCGCCTGATTCAACGCATCCTGCAAATTGCTACCGACAACGACTCGTTGGTGCTCGACAGCTTCGCCGGCTCCGGCACCACCGGCCACGCAGTGCTGAAGCAGAACGCCGAGGACGGTGGTCGCCGCCGCTTCATCCTCGTGGAGGTGGATCCGAAGATCGCGCGCAACGTCACCTCCGAGCGCGTGCGCCGCGTCGCGCACGGTTACACCAACGGCAAGGGTGAAACGGTCGAGGGGTTGGGCGGCGGTTTCCAGTTCTGCAAGCTGTCCGACGAGCCGTTGTTCACCGCTGAAGGCCAGGTGCGAGAAGACGTAACTTATCCGCAGCTCGCGGAATTCGTGTGGTTCGTGGAGACAGGATCGGGCTTCGCAGGCAATGCCCGCTCGCCGATGATCGGCGTGCATGAAAGCCGCGCGGTGTACCTGCTGTACAACGGCATCCTCAAGGACAAGTCCGTAGCCGGCGGCAACGTGCTCACCTCCGCCGTCCTCGACGTGCTGCCTCCGTTCGACGGTCCGCGCGTGATCTACGCTGCCGCCTGCCGGCTGGGCGCGGCGCGGCTTGTGCGCGAGGACATCGTGTTCAAGCAGACCCCGTACGCGCTGGAGGGATGA